The region CTCATCCCAGCTTACGGTAGCAGGATGGATGTATCTCCAAAGTATTTATCTCCAGTTTATACCATGATCCCACTGGACAGGAACCCACTTTAGGATgagtctctgctgtgtttgtctgagcaCTTTGGTGTTTACCGGCGACTTCAGTGATGTGTTTGCTGAGCCAGGTGCTCAGGAGCACTCAAAGGAGCTGCCACAGAGAAACCAGCCGACGACTCCATCTGACTCGTCAGAATCGGCGTTCTGATCGTGTTCATTTAACTAAACTGCTGAGTCGACAGTGATATTAAATGTGGCGATCTTCCACAGCAAGTGTCACTGCTGCGTTGCAATTTTTATCTTCTGTCAAGTAACTTATCCCACCCATAAAGCATTGCATGGCAGTCTACATTAGTCAGTCAGAGGGGAATTTTCTGCTGCAGGTAAATTTAAGTTTCTACTGGAGGTCTGACTTAAATACTGGGCCTGTCTTCATGCAGCGGCTGCCCCAGAGTTTTAAAGCACCAGTAAACATCATGTCTGACGTCAGTGGGGTCTTACTTGTGCCCCATATGATGGTATTAGTTTAGACAGGCAAGTTTTCATGTCAGCAGATCACTGGGACAACCTTTGAATTCAAGGTGTCTGTGACGGGTACCAACGTGTGGTGTGACATGCGGAGCTCTGTTAGCCTACTTATTCGTGCTGCTCTATTTGTAGGACACAATAAGCTTTTTATAGAAGTGCTGTCAGCTTTTTTGGATAGAAGAGGAGGTTTCTGTTTGCACCATAAAGTAGTGATCATTCAGGTAAAGAATACATCATTGTGTGTGAGGTGAGGGCCAAACCGTGGCCCCCTGTGGATATAAGATCAGTCTATGTTTGAGTTGCTGCACAGATATGTTAGTGCTACCCTGTATCTGAACTGCACCAGTTTAAATGCAGAACGCACAAGCTACTGGCAGCTGCTGTCTAACTGTCTTTACAAACTCTGTCAGTGTTCCTGCATTTATTTGCTATGCCACTACAAGAAGTGTTTTATGTTTAAATCCTTAAATGGAAGTCATGTGACTGATTGGCTCAGCTTTATTGCTGCAGTGATAGGTTTCCAGTTTTCACAGTAATCCACAGGTGTAGTCTGAATGCCCTGCCCTGCGTGCTGAATAGTCTGATTGTTCATTGTATTTGGTCTCGCACAACACAGTCTGtgatattaaaaacataatcTTTTAAAGATATCCtttcagaaataaataaataaatatatatatatatatacatacacgtatgtattttaaaaaatctgctATTGATTCCGGTGATAGCTTTGTCTCTATCACGTGTGCCATGTGCCATCACTGTGGAGCTGCATTTACAATGTGGTTTGTCTCTTCTAGCTTTTGCAGCAGTTGAAAAAACTCATCTGTGACCTTTGTCGGCTGTACAACCTTCCCCAACATCCAGATGTGGAAATGCTGGACCAGCCGCTGCCTGCAGGCCCTGTGGGACAAGACCGAAAGGCAAGGCTGCCCCATTCGCTCCTGTCAGACACGTCTTGTGGCATGAAATGGCGCGTCCACTGTTTGACCATTTTTAAGGAATATGCCATGCATATTTAAGTCAGGATGTTTAATTAGGCTCTTCAAACCACTCTCTCGCGGTATTGTAAAGGCAGCCTGCATTACTGAGGTGTAGGTGAATGTATGACGTTCTCAGAGACTGTCAGCGAGTTCTACCGGTATTCATGGTCAGTAGTAGGTGGTTGCACTGGATGTAAAATACAGAGACCACTTTATTCAGCCTGCCTTGATGccctgtctgtggtgtgtttatCCACAGCATGGGACAGAGGAGGTCACgtctgaagaagaggaggaggaggagatgggagagGTAAGTTGTCATCAAACACCTGTTGTGCTGCATTGGGAGGCCGTGCTGGATGCTCAGTAATGAAACACGGGTGTATTTTCCTCCCATCTTAATCACCCATTATGTGAGATAGGAATGTAGTGCATGATGGACTGGTCTGTGGTTTGAAAGTATGTTTGAAGTTACACGTGATGGTTGTCTTTAGATTTGATCTGATTAGGATGGACCCACTCTGGATATTACCAAGTTAATAGttgatgttttctgtgttgttctAGGAAATTTTGGCAGTGGGCTCACTTCTCTTGACTTGGCACTCCCTGAGCAGTTTTCATGTTGCATGCATAACTGGAGAACcaggaaacattaaaaatgtctaaatgaTCTAACGTGAACCAACAGGACATCGAGGATCTGGACCACtatgaaatgaaagaggaggagcCTGTGGATGGGAAGAAATCTGAGGACGATGGGATTGAGAAGGAGAATCTGGCCATCTTGGAGAAGATCAGAAAGAACCAGAGGCAGGACCACTTGAATGTAAGTCTTTATTCACTGAAGTACATTTGTGCTAAGGAGATCATGGCCATATTTGATCAATTACCATATTTAATCTAAGACCTGACTTAATTGAATTCAGAATTTAACTAAGGAATTTATACAGTGTAAGCTCATTGCATCAGATTCCTTTGTGAATGAAGTGGGGGAGAATTGGTGAGACATTCATGCATTCGTCTGACAGTAGGGAGTGTGTTTCTGAAGGTGAAGACAGCTCATATTCACATATATCTTACCATCTTCCCCTCACCAACATGTATGAAGATCAGTTTTTCTTCTGGGTAAGACTCTCAGCTGGCTCATCGTCCTGTGCAGTTAGCTGCTCAGCTGTGAGGCTTTCTTGGTACCAGAAACGTGTCCAAAATACAGTGATATCTTAAGTATGGAGCTAGTGGTGTTTCATGAACTTGATTTACATGTTTCTGAATCTTTTGAGGAGGATCAGTGAGATACTCTCGAGTGTGCTGGTATTAATGCTGGCGTGTTGGAGAGTAAAGCTTTCTCGTTGGCCCAAGTAAAGTACAGGTGACAGTGAATTTCAGAGCATTGGCTTCTTTGTCATTACGGCTCTAGTTGTTGTGTTGTATTTTGCAGGGAGCTGTGTCTGGTTCAGTTCAAGCCTCTGACCGCCTGATGAAGGAGCTTAGAGAAATCTACAGGTCTCAGAGTTACAAGACaggtatgcacacacacctgtgccAAAGGGTTGCGCCTGACTCCACCTGGGCACTAGCACACATCCCTACCCACCCTCACACAGAGTAACAATCAGCTCTCTGGATGTGACGGTTCATGAGCACTGGTGAACATTT is a window of Pempheris klunzingeri isolate RE-2024b chromosome 1, fPemKlu1.hap1, whole genome shotgun sequence DNA encoding:
- the LOC139202789 gene encoding ubiquitin-conjugating enzyme E2 Q2-like, which codes for MSVSGLKAELKFLESIFDPNHERFRIIDWKPDELSCQFNVTGEKLLIIHCNITESYPSTPPIWFVDSDDPSLAQVLERLEDVRKGSTLLLQQLKKLICDLCRLYNLPQHPDVEMLDQPLPAGPVGQDRKHGTEEVTSEEEEEEEMGEDIEDLDHYEMKEEEPVDGKKSEDDGIEKENLAILEKIRKNQRQDHLNGAVSGSVQASDRLMKELREIYRSQSYKTGMHTHLCQRVAPDSTWALAHIPTHPHT